The following proteins are encoded in a genomic region of Stutzerimonas stutzeri:
- a CDS encoding ABZJ_00895 family protein: MTEFWNSWWAFAFMLAPFVIGFSGMLMILLMAYRNLDMLLRTFPNSEYVLRQKCFGAIAVLLPFYSNEQFGSCSIAPQRTHKTRRPFGKRSSQPVPFHQAAHGHCLVAMLRRYGLASFGSRPAKTHGRLNAAHTSIITPLLVTSQLNLQKLNFRLPIQKCHTRTSMTSKNEISITKYVGLFALLNAILMIFFNSLAHGFDIDLGSGANIAMLIGASMITSNQFVTINKRAPDKAEKNKLILGCLLSSIAMSIAGVAILISVALGPQGLTEITRILPKLSTLTWLVIIGAVTLIHYLMLNLSFGWHANKLASKIQSKA, encoded by the coding sequence ATGACGGAATTCTGGAATTCCTGGTGGGCATTCGCTTTTATGCTGGCCCCGTTCGTAATCGGCTTCTCAGGCATGCTCATGATTCTTCTCATGGCATACCGAAATCTCGACATGCTTCTCCGCACCTTCCCAAACAGCGAATATGTGCTAAGACAGAAATGCTTTGGGGCAATAGCGGTCTTACTCCCGTTTTATTCTAACGAGCAGTTTGGCAGCTGTAGCATTGCTCCCCAAAGGACACATAAAACGCGGAGACCTTTTGGAAAGCGAAGTTCGCAGCCTGTCCCATTCCATCAAGCAGCGCATGGTCATTGCCTGGTGGCTATGCTTCGCCGGTATGGCTTGGCTTCTTTTGGCAGTCGGCCTGCTAAAACTCACGGCAGATTGAATGCGGCACACACCAGCATTATCACACCCCTACTGGTCACTTCGCAATTGAACTTACAAAAGCTGAATTTTCGCTTACCCATTCAAAAATGCCATACGAGGACGTCCATGACATCGAAAAATGAAATATCAATTACTAAATATGTAGGTTTGTTTGCATTACTAAATGCAATATTAATGATCTTTTTCAACTCGCTTGCGCATGGCTTCGACATTGACCTTGGATCCGGAGCAAATATAGCAATGCTTATAGGCGCATCGATGATCACCTCAAATCAATTTGTAACAATCAACAAAAGAGCCCCAGATAAGGCAGAAAAAAACAAGTTAATATTAGGCTGCCTATTATCATCGATTGCCATGTCGATAGCTGGCGTCGCAATATTAATTTCCGTTGCCTTAGGCCCACAGGGGCTTACTGAGATAACAAGAATCCTTCCCAAGCTATCTACACTGACGTGGCTCGTCATTATAGGCGCAGTAACTTTGATCCATTATTTAATGCTAAACCTATCATTTGGATGGCATGCAAATAAGTTAGCGTCGAAGATCCAATCGAAAGCGTAA
- the katG gene encoding catalase/peroxidase HPI → MSAESGETTGGGCPFGHGAGAPRKRPGNRDWWPEALSLTALNQHSPRSNPYGGDFDYAAAFSALDLDAVIADLHQLMTDSQEWWPADFGHYGGLFIRMAWHSAGTYRITDGRGGAGGGQQRFAPLNSWPDNASLDKARRLLWPIKQKYGRNLSWADLFVLTGNVALESMGLKTFGFAGGRADTWEPEELYWGPEGTWLGDERYSGERQLHPGLGAVQMGLIYVNPEGPNGKPDPKASAIDIRETFARMAMNDYETVALIAGGHTFGKTHGAGDPSLMGPEPEGAVIEDQGLGWRSQFKTGIGADAITSGLEVIWSQTPTQWSNYFFENLFNFEWELTKSPAGAYQWQAKNVGEIIPDPFDPSKKRKPTMLTSDLALRFDPIYEPISRHFLENPDEFADAFARAWFKLTHRDMGPIGRYLGPLVPKETLIWQDPIPERDHPVIDEADIAALKQQLLGLGFSVPELVSVAWASAATYRGSDKRGGANGARIRFAPQKDWDINNPALLARVLEKLEGVQNAFNGAATGGKKVSMADLIVLAGCAAIEQAARDGGVSVSVPFTPGRMDALEEWTDAQSFEALRPVADGFRNYYHESHFMAPEEALVDKAHLLRLSAPEMTVLVGGMRVLGANAGGSQEGVFTHRVGTLTNDFFVNLLDMKNEWVATEHKNRFQGLDRKTRQPTWTATRVDLIFGSQSELRAQAEVYGMADGNEKFVHDFVKAWDKVMNADRVDIGKPADVFSQKLSA, encoded by the coding sequence ATGAGTGCTGAGTCTGGAGAAACCACTGGTGGCGGATGCCCGTTCGGTCATGGCGCCGGTGCACCGCGCAAACGTCCCGGTAACCGCGACTGGTGGCCGGAGGCGCTGAGCCTGACGGCACTGAATCAACATTCGCCGCGCTCCAACCCTTATGGCGGCGATTTCGACTACGCCGCGGCGTTCAGCGCACTCGATCTGGACGCCGTCATCGCCGACCTGCACCAGCTGATGACCGATTCGCAGGAGTGGTGGCCGGCGGACTTCGGCCACTATGGCGGCCTGTTCATCCGCATGGCCTGGCACAGCGCCGGCACCTATCGCATCACCGACGGCCGTGGCGGCGCCGGTGGCGGTCAGCAGCGTTTCGCGCCGCTCAACAGCTGGCCGGACAACGCCTCGCTGGACAAGGCCCGGCGCCTGCTGTGGCCGATCAAACAAAAATACGGGCGCAACCTCTCCTGGGCCGACCTGTTCGTGCTCACCGGCAACGTGGCGCTGGAATCCATGGGCCTCAAGACCTTTGGTTTCGCGGGCGGTCGCGCCGATACCTGGGAGCCGGAAGAGCTCTACTGGGGCCCCGAGGGTACCTGGCTGGGCGATGAGCGTTACAGCGGCGAACGCCAACTGCACCCGGGCCTGGGCGCGGTGCAGATGGGGCTGATCTATGTGAACCCCGAGGGCCCGAACGGCAAGCCGGACCCGAAGGCCTCGGCCATCGACATCCGCGAAACCTTCGCGCGCATGGCCATGAATGACTACGAAACCGTGGCATTGATCGCCGGCGGCCATACCTTCGGCAAGACCCACGGTGCAGGTGATCCCTCGCTGATGGGCCCGGAACCGGAAGGTGCCGTCATCGAAGACCAGGGCCTGGGCTGGCGCAGTCAGTTCAAGACCGGAATCGGTGCCGATGCCATCACCTCCGGCCTGGAAGTCATCTGGAGCCAGACGCCGACGCAGTGGTCCAACTACTTCTTCGAGAACCTGTTCAACTTCGAATGGGAGCTGACCAAGAGCCCGGCCGGCGCCTATCAATGGCAAGCCAAGAACGTGGGAGAGATCATTCCCGACCCGTTCGACCCCAGCAAGAAGCGCAAGCCGACCATGCTGACGTCGGACCTGGCCCTGCGCTTCGACCCCATTTACGAGCCGATCTCGCGGCACTTTCTGGAAAACCCGGACGAGTTCGCCGATGCCTTCGCCCGCGCCTGGTTCAAGCTGACCCACCGCGACATGGGCCCCATTGGCCGCTATCTCGGACCGCTGGTGCCGAAGGAAACCCTCATCTGGCAGGACCCGATTCCCGAGCGTGACCACCCGGTAATCGACGAGGCGGACATCGCCGCCCTCAAGCAGCAGCTGCTGGGCCTAGGCTTCTCGGTGCCTGAACTGGTCTCGGTGGCCTGGGCCTCCGCAGCGACCTACCGCGGCTCGGACAAGCGCGGCGGCGCCAATGGCGCACGCATCCGCTTCGCGCCGCAGAAGGACTGGGACATCAACAACCCGGCCTTGCTGGCCCGAGTGCTGGAGAAGCTCGAAGGTGTCCAGAATGCGTTCAACGGCGCGGCGACGGGAGGCAAGAAGGTCTCCATGGCGGACCTGATCGTGCTGGCCGGCTGCGCCGCCATCGAACAGGCCGCGCGCGATGGCGGTGTGAGCGTCAGCGTGCCTTTCACGCCAGGGCGGATGGACGCGCTGGAGGAGTGGACCGATGCGCAGTCCTTCGAAGCGCTGCGGCCGGTGGCCGACGGCTTTCGCAACTACTACCACGAGTCCCACTTCATGGCGCCTGAGGAAGCGCTGGTGGACAAGGCGCACCTGCTGCGCTTGAGCGCCCCGGAAATGACCGTCCTGGTCGGTGGCATGCGCGTGTTGGGCGCCAACGCCGGCGGCAGCCAGGAGGGCGTGTTCACCCATCGTGTGGGGACGCTGACCAATGACTTCTTCGTCAACCTGCTGGACATGAAGAACGAGTGGGTCGCCACCGAGCACAAGAACCGCTTCCAGGGTCTGGACCGCAAGACCCGCCAGCCCACCTGGACGGCTACCCGTGTCGACCTGATCTTCGGCTCCCAGTCGGAGCTGCGCGCCCAGGCCGAGGTGTACGGCATGGCCGATGGCAACGAGAAGTTCGTCCATGACTTCGTCAAAGCCTGGGACAAGGTGATGAACGCCGACCGGGTCGACATCGGCAAGCCGGCGGATGTCTTCAGCCAGAAGCTCTCGGCGTGA
- a CDS encoding GNAT family N-acetyltransferase, with the protein MFTLSHLCTPPPESMKSQVLQMVVDYLSDISPVSLPPSNPLYQLYQYVVGFEVHRYLDSMDGAQPGKPELIMALDAEDPARLLGFALYLPYLDDPQACALVYLAVQTSHRRRGIGRAMVEAMMTRYPHAEVACVASKVPYFEALGFMPLAARGPQVVMNTRPHASSGGVAVQDLQPIFQSEEVRQIHAYLLKQHGAEAMREAETQRDALLDELAQQAQHLTQTYASATRLH; encoded by the coding sequence ATGTTCACCCTCTCCCACCTGTGCACCCCGCCGCCGGAATCGATGAAGAGCCAGGTGCTGCAGATGGTGGTGGACTACCTCAGCGACATCAGCCCGGTCTCGCTGCCGCCCAGCAACCCGCTGTATCAGCTGTACCAGTACGTGGTGGGTTTCGAGGTGCACCGCTATCTGGACAGCATGGACGGTGCGCAACCGGGCAAGCCCGAACTGATCATGGCGCTGGATGCCGAGGACCCGGCTCGTCTGCTGGGTTTCGCGCTGTACCTGCCGTACCTGGACGACCCGCAGGCCTGTGCGCTGGTCTACCTGGCCGTGCAGACGAGCCATCGCCGGCGGGGCATCGGCCGGGCCATGGTCGAGGCGATGATGACGCGGTATCCCCATGCCGAAGTGGCATGCGTGGCCAGCAAGGTGCCGTACTTCGAAGCGCTCGGCTTCATGCCGCTGGCGGCGCGGGGTCCGCAAGTGGTGATGAACACTCGCCCCCATGCCTCCAGCGGTGGCGTGGCCGTGCAGGACCTGCAGCCGATTTTCCAGTCCGAAGAGGTCCGGCAGATCCACGCCTACCTGCTCAAGCAGCACGGCGCCGAGGCCATGCGCGAGGCCGAGACGCAGCGCGATGCCCTGCTCGACGAACTCGCCCAGCAGGCGCAGCACCTGACCCAGACGTACGCCTCGGCCACCCGTCTGCATTGA
- a CDS encoding TfoX/Sxy family protein, with amino-acid sequence MASDKDFMDYVAEQIGLGSRLTYRKMFGEYALYLDGKVVAFVCDNSLFIKPSQAATALAPELPLGPPYPGAKDYPVADELLDDPDALRRLVIETASALPAPKPPRPRKKKPDTAQR; translated from the coding sequence ATGGCCAGCGATAAAGACTTCATGGACTACGTGGCAGAGCAGATCGGCCTGGGTAGCCGGCTGACCTACCGCAAGATGTTCGGGGAGTACGCGCTCTACCTGGATGGCAAAGTGGTCGCCTTCGTCTGCGACAACAGCCTGTTCATCAAACCTTCCCAGGCGGCGACCGCGCTTGCGCCGGAGCTGCCCCTGGGCCCGCCCTACCCCGGCGCCAAGGACTATCCCGTGGCGGACGAGCTGCTCGACGACCCCGACGCCCTGCGCCGCCTGGTGATCGAAACCGCCAGCGCCCTGCCCGCTCCGAAACCACCGCGGCCGCGCAAGAAAAAGCCAGACACCGCGCAGCGCTAG
- a CDS encoding methyl-accepting chemotaxis protein, whose protein sequence is MKIKHKLLASFLVATLVPVLVVALFTIRNVTEEAKVQFEEGSNLDVQLVNNTFVTLFESVNHTVSAMADYAAVRDTDSGELTVYSGSPRKPGAVATANGGREKDIFDYFSGIGNNNPNFGYVYMGDTKGGYAEWPGTGDYGDWDPRGRPWYTMGKDANFQLTRLDGYYWEPDDAVYVSVIKAFKDKAGQFAGVVAVDVSLKALTDMVQKIRFGETGFFMLVEGSGTLLVDGHQPKNNFKKLSELSGDYFSAIAQKDNGVIEVNIDGVDYLANVFTSPTLGWKFIGFMQVDEILAGAHKLAWLTLVACAVLVVLFGVAGVIFANRIVTPINLVKDGLRTIAQGEGDLTHRLPVLARDETGELAKWFNQFIESTQSMITVIKDNAVSIDSVSSQTNERTTAMSDSLQSQSSAVEQIVTAVTEMASAANEVAHNCVRTAEISAQGLEATRNGKQVIARSTAGVNDLGASIQGSSKVIRELERETVSINTILSTIQQIAEQTNLLALNAAIEAARAGEQGRGFAVVAEEVRNLAKRTQDSTGEINKILNLLVSRISEVTASMDHSLTESSKAIELAGDVMGAFEDIENAVQTIRDMTTQVATATEEQHLVTEDINRNVVAISDAVAQVSSQASEVETYSQEQRQLSSALRQLVGRFRTQ, encoded by the coding sequence ATGAAAATAAAACACAAGTTGCTAGCAAGCTTTCTGGTCGCGACCCTTGTTCCTGTGCTGGTCGTGGCGCTGTTCACCATCCGCAACGTGACCGAGGAAGCCAAGGTCCAGTTCGAGGAGGGCAGCAACCTGGACGTCCAACTGGTGAACAACACCTTTGTGACGCTGTTCGAGTCGGTCAACCACACCGTGTCGGCGATGGCCGATTACGCCGCCGTCCGGGACACCGATAGCGGCGAGCTGACCGTCTATTCTGGCTCGCCCCGCAAACCGGGCGCGGTCGCCACGGCCAATGGCGGCCGCGAAAAAGACATCTTCGATTACTTCTCCGGTATCGGTAACAATAACCCGAACTTCGGCTACGTCTACATGGGCGATACCAAAGGCGGCTACGCAGAATGGCCAGGCACCGGCGACTACGGTGACTGGGACCCGCGCGGGCGCCCCTGGTACACCATGGGCAAAGACGCCAATTTCCAGCTGACACGCCTCGATGGGTATTACTGGGAACCGGACGACGCCGTCTACGTATCCGTGATCAAGGCCTTCAAAGACAAGGCGGGCCAGTTCGCCGGGGTCGTGGCGGTCGATGTGTCGCTCAAGGCACTGACCGATATGGTGCAAAAAATCCGCTTTGGCGAGACCGGCTTCTTCATGCTGGTGGAAGGCAGCGGCACCTTGCTGGTCGACGGCCACCAGCCCAAGAACAACTTCAAGAAGCTCAGCGAGCTGTCGGGTGACTACTTTTCGGCCATTGCCCAGAAAGACAACGGCGTGATCGAGGTGAACATCGATGGCGTCGACTACCTGGCCAACGTCTTCACCTCGCCGACTCTGGGCTGGAAATTCATCGGTTTCATGCAGGTCGACGAGATTCTCGCCGGCGCCCACAAGCTGGCCTGGTTGACGCTGGTCGCTTGCGCCGTGCTGGTGGTGTTGTTCGGTGTCGCCGGGGTGATCTTCGCCAACCGCATCGTGACCCCGATCAACCTGGTCAAGGACGGTCTGCGCACCATCGCCCAGGGCGAAGGTGACCTGACGCATCGGCTGCCCGTACTGGCGCGCGACGAAACCGGCGAACTGGCCAAGTGGTTCAACCAGTTCATCGAGTCGACGCAATCGATGATTACCGTCATCAAGGACAACGCTGTCAGCATCGACAGCGTCTCGAGCCAGACCAACGAACGCACCACCGCCATGTCGGACAGTCTGCAAAGCCAGTCCAGCGCCGTGGAACAGATTGTCACCGCGGTGACCGAAATGGCCTCGGCGGCCAACGAGGTGGCGCACAACTGCGTGAGGACGGCAGAAATCTCCGCGCAGGGTCTGGAGGCGACCCGCAACGGCAAGCAGGTGATCGCCCGCAGTACCGCAGGGGTGAACGATCTGGGCGCCAGCATTCAAGGTTCGAGCAAGGTCATTCGCGAGCTCGAACGTGAAACGGTGAGCATCAACACCATCCTGTCGACCATCCAGCAGATCGCCGAACAGACCAACCTGCTGGCACTCAACGCCGCCATCGAGGCCGCGCGTGCCGGTGAACAGGGACGCGGCTTCGCCGTGGTGGCGGAAGAAGTGCGCAACCTGGCCAAGCGCACCCAGGATTCCACCGGCGAGATCAACAAGATCCTCAACCTGCTGGTCAGCCGCATCAGTGAGGTGACGGCGAGCATGGATCACAGCCTGACCGAATCGAGCAAGGCCATCGAGCTGGCGGGCGATGTGATGGGGGCGTTCGAGGACATCGAGAATGCCGTTCAGACGATCCGCGACATGACCACGCAAGTGGCCACCGCCACCGAGGAACAACACCTGGTGACCGAGGACATCAACCGGAACGTGGTCGCCATCAGCGACGCGGTTGCCCAGGTGTCCAGCCAGGCCTCGGAGGTCGAAACCTACTCCCAGGAGCAGCGTCAGCTCAGCAGCGCCCTCCGGCAGTTGGTCGGGCGCTTCCGTACGCAGTGA
- a CDS encoding class I SAM-dependent DNA methyltransferase — protein MPGNALYTDLSGYYDLMCADIDYRAQSHCIQRLQQLFGNGGRRHLDLACGTGPHVRHFIDAGFASGGLDINQPMLDRAALRCPEAHFAVQDMCGFTLERPVDLITCFLYSIHYSGTIERLKACIASVHGALTPGGLFCFNAVDKHSIDNRSFFSHSAGHADGLFSFSSAWYYAGDGERQSLRLRIERTVDAQSQVWHDEHAMVAVSFAELTELLAPYFDVHVLEHDYERIVERNSASGNALFVCVKR, from the coding sequence ATGCCCGGCAATGCCCTCTATACCGACCTGTCGGGTTATTACGACCTCATGTGCGCCGATATCGATTACCGGGCACAGAGCCACTGCATCCAGCGCTTGCAACAGCTGTTCGGCAACGGAGGCCGGCGGCACCTGGACCTCGCCTGCGGGACCGGGCCGCACGTGCGCCATTTCATCGATGCCGGCTTTGCCAGCGGTGGGCTCGACATCAACCAGCCGATGCTCGACCGCGCCGCGCTACGTTGCCCGGAAGCGCACTTCGCCGTGCAGGACATGTGCGGCTTCACGCTGGAGCGGCCGGTCGACCTGATCACCTGCTTTCTGTACTCGATCCACTACAGCGGCACCATCGAGCGCTTGAAAGCCTGCATCGCCAGCGTGCATGGGGCGCTGACGCCCGGTGGGTTGTTCTGTTTCAACGCCGTCGACAAGCACAGCATCGATAACCGCTCGTTCTTTTCGCACAGCGCCGGCCACGCCGATGGGCTGTTCAGCTTCAGCTCCGCCTGGTACTACGCGGGTGACGGCGAGCGGCAGTCGCTCAGGTTGCGTATCGAGCGGACCGTCGACGCGCAGAGCCAGGTCTGGCACGACGAGCATGCCATGGTGGCGGTGAGCTTTGCCGAGTTGACCGAGCTGCTGGCGCCGTACTTCGACGTCCATGTGCTCGAACATGATTACGAGCGGATCGTTGAGCGCAACAGCGCGTCCGGAAACGCGCTGTTCGTCTGCGTGAAGCGCTGA